The Flavobacterium faecale genome has a segment encoding these proteins:
- a CDS encoding glycoside hydrolase family 71/99-like protein, whose translation MKIKLQFLSLLMLVFFITNCANDKQEQNSDQTKSIEERINEVYAEAEAETAPMMSVQVAKKNTKKVYVHYMPWFYSKEHDGFWGQQWTMTNRNPDLFNQDGTRQIASHYYPLIGPYSSNDSDLQEYHLLLMKLSGIDGVIFDWYGSRNVHDFENIKKSTESFISEVEEVGLKFSIMYEDKTTQYLTDRRVSSGSIAAATADLQYISKRYFPSKNYLTANNKKLVFLFGPNYIDDPADWDLIASGLSFKPTFMTLWKASDRVGDTAYGEFSWIDRNHLETLNGYYEYAKLKNIVTIGGAYPGFNDYYFEGGWRPDTSQDWTIDQNGTQTLEQTLALSNSYPVEFIQLITWNDFGEGTMIEPTKEFGYSSLETIQEFTGVPYGKSELEIPYKLYQLRKKYQDSPRIQRLLDYAYRSIYALKLSKADRVLTIIEEYYGD comes from the coding sequence ATGAAAATAAAATTACAATTTTTGAGTTTGCTGATGCTAGTTTTCTTCATTACCAATTGTGCAAATGATAAACAAGAGCAAAACAGTGACCAAACTAAGTCGATTGAAGAAAGGATAAATGAAGTATATGCCGAAGCAGAAGCCGAAACTGCACCCATGATGTCGGTTCAGGTTGCTAAGAAAAACACTAAAAAAGTCTATGTTCACTATATGCCATGGTTTTACAGTAAAGAGCATGATGGTTTTTGGGGACAGCAATGGACCATGACCAACAGAAATCCAGATTTATTTAACCAAGATGGTACCCGCCAAATTGCGTCACATTATTATCCCTTAATCGGGCCTTATTCATCAAACGATAGTGATTTGCAAGAATATCATCTTCTTTTAATGAAATTATCAGGTATTGACGGGGTCATATTTGATTGGTACGGCAGCCGAAATGTTCATGATTTTGAAAATATCAAAAAAAGTACCGAATCGTTTATTTCTGAAGTCGAAGAGGTAGGTTTGAAATTTTCGATCATGTATGAAGATAAAACAACACAGTATTTGACTGATAGAAGAGTTTCTAGCGGAAGCATTGCCGCAGCAACAGCCGATTTACAGTATATTTCTAAACGTTATTTTCCGAGTAAAAATTATTTAACAGCCAATAACAAAAAACTAGTATTCCTATTTGGTCCTAATTATATTGATGATCCAGCAGATTGGGATTTAATAGCGTCTGGGCTTAGTTTCAAACCTACCTTTATGACCTTATGGAAAGCTAGTGACCGTGTAGGTGATACTGCTTATGGCGAATTCAGTTGGATCGATCGCAACCATCTAGAGACTTTGAACGGTTATTATGAGTATGCCAAGCTAAAGAATATTGTAACTATTGGAGGGGCATATCCTGGTTTTAATGACTATTATTTTGAAGGCGGTTGGAGACCAGATACTAGCCAAGATTGGACCATTGATCAAAACGGTACCCAAACACTTGAGCAAACATTGGCACTAAGCAATTCGTACCCTGTTGAATTTATTCAGTTAATCACTTGGAACGATTTTGGTGAAGGGACAATGATTGAACCAACCAAAGAATTTGGATATAGTTCACTTGAAACTATTCAAGAATTCACCGGTGTGCCGTATGGCAAATCTGAATTAGAGATACCTTATAAATTGTACCAACTTCGAAAAAAGTATCAAGACAGTCCAAGAATTCAGAGACTACTAGATTATGCTTACCGATCTATTTATGCTTTGAAATTGTCTAAAGCAGATCGCGTTTTAACCATCATTGAAGAATATTACGGAGACTAA
- the recF gene encoding DNA replication/repair protein RecF (All proteins in this family for which functions are known are DNA-binding proteins that assist the filamentation of RecA onto DNA for the initiation of recombination or recombinational repair.) — protein MYLKKISLFNYKNFSEANFEFEGKIICFVGKNGIGKTTVLDAIYHLAYGKSYFNPLAVQNIKHGEEFFVIDAEFIKEDRTEQLVCSLKKGQKKVLKRNGKAYDKFSDHIGFIPLVIISPADRDLIIEGSETRRKFMDSVISQLDSDYLKQLILYQKTIVQRNALLKYFALNHVFEKDTLAIYNEQLDGYSTYIFEKRKEFISEFLPIFNVHHQAITGSEEQVQLVYESHLHESDLQSLLEKNINKDRALQYTSVGIHKDDLLFEIDHHPIKKFGSQGQQKSYLIALKLAQFDFLKKQSGVKPVLLFDDIFDKLDESRVSKIVEMVNSDAFGQLFISDTHPERTEAIVKSTHQSYQMFELK, from the coding sequence ATGTATTTAAAAAAGATTTCCCTTTTCAATTATAAAAATTTTTCTGAAGCTAATTTTGAGTTTGAAGGCAAGATTATTTGTTTTGTAGGTAAAAATGGCATCGGAAAAACAACTGTTTTGGACGCTATTTATCATTTAGCCTACGGAAAAAGCTATTTTAATCCTTTGGCAGTACAAAATATTAAACATGGAGAAGAATTCTTTGTGATTGATGCCGAATTTATAAAGGAGGATCGCACCGAGCAATTGGTTTGCAGTTTGAAAAAAGGCCAGAAAAAAGTATTAAAGCGAAACGGTAAAGCTTACGATAAATTCTCAGACCACATTGGTTTTATCCCTTTGGTGATTATTTCACCGGCAGATCGTGACCTTATTATTGAAGGAAGTGAAACCCGTCGTAAATTTATGGACAGTGTGATCTCGCAATTGGATAGTGATTATTTGAAACAACTAATTTTGTATCAAAAAACGATTGTACAGCGTAATGCCCTATTGAAATATTTTGCGCTCAATCATGTATTCGAAAAAGATACTTTGGCAATCTATAACGAGCAGTTGGATGGGTATAGCACTTACATTTTCGAAAAAAGGAAAGAATTTATTTCAGAATTTCTACCTATATTTAATGTCCACCACCAAGCTATTACTGGATCAGAAGAACAAGTGCAATTGGTGTACGAAAGTCATTTGCATGAGAGTGACCTACAAAGCCTGCTTGAAAAAAACATAAATAAAGATCGTGCCCTACAGTACACGAGTGTAGGTATACACAAAGACGATTTATTATTCGAAATTGACCATCACCCGATTAAGAAATTTGGTTCGCAAGGACAGCAAAAATCGTATTTGATTGCTTTGAAGCTTGCTCAGTTTGATTTTCTAAAAAAACAAAGCGGTGTCAAACCTGTATTACTCTTTGATGATATTTTTGATAAATTGGATGAAAGTCGTGTATCGAAAATTGTAGAAATGGTTAACAGTGATGCCTTTGGACAACTCTTTATCTCAGACACGCATCCGGAGCGTACAGAAGCTATTGTGAAATCAACACATCAATCCTATCAAATGTTTGAGCTAAAATAA
- a CDS encoding tetratricopeptide repeat protein: MATYNKRGYKTPKEKEVKDAVEDVIIDEKDSTTAEVFSKLDETASKTEDWVAKNQKIIIGFVGAVALVTVGYLAYQKFIAEPKQDDAANEMFVAQQNFEKATNGVASDSLYKLALNGSEGKFGFVKIADEYSGTDAGNLANYYAGIAYLNTGKYAEAIDYLSKFSSDDMILSALAKGAIGDAHAEKNEQEDALSFYVKAAESNKNDFTTPRFLLKAGKTALALGKKEDALKYFTDIKENYENTPEGASVEALIGLAQ; encoded by the coding sequence ATGGCTACCTATAATAAAAGAGGATATAAAACACCAAAAGAAAAAGAAGTTAAAGACGCTGTTGAAGACGTAATCATTGATGAAAAAGACAGTACTACTGCTGAGGTTTTTTCAAAATTAGATGAAACAGCTTCTAAAACGGAAGACTGGGTTGCCAAAAATCAAAAAATTATTATTGGTTTTGTTGGTGCTGTAGCTTTGGTTACTGTTGGTTATTTAGCGTATCAAAAATTTATTGCAGAGCCTAAACAAGACGATGCTGCCAACGAAATGTTTGTTGCGCAACAAAATTTTGAAAAAGCAACAAATGGAGTTGCTAGTGATTCACTTTACAAATTGGCCTTAAACGGATCTGAAGGTAAATTTGGATTTGTAAAAATTGCTGATGAATATTCTGGTACAGATGCAGGAAACTTAGCAAACTACTATGCAGGTATCGCTTACTTGAATACAGGTAAATATGCAGAAGCTATTGACTATTTGAGCAAATTTAGCTCAGATGATATGATCTTGAGTGCTTTGGCAAAAGGTGCAATTGGAGATGCACATGCAGAAAAAAATGAGCAAGAAGATGCTTTGTCTTTTTATGTAAAAGCGGCAGAATCTAATAAAAACGACTTCACTACACCACGTTTCTTGTTGAAAGCAGGAAAAACAGCTTTGGCTTTGGGTAAAAAAGAAGATGCTTTGAAATACTTTACAGATATTAAAGAGAACTACGAAAACACTCCAGAAGGAGCTTCAGTAGAGGCTTTGATCGGATTGGCACAATAA
- the ribH gene encoding 6,7-dimethyl-8-ribityllumazine synthase, protein MATENRNLSVYDKSTLPNAKDFRFGVVVSEWNEQITEGLYKGALEAFLDNEVPEANIIRWNVPGSFELVYGSKKMLQTQNVDAVIAIGCVIQGQTKHFDFVCEGVTQGIKDLNVQSDIPVIFCVLTDNTQQQSIDRSGGIHGNKGTEAAIAAIKMAYIRQQASLAHEYKKPAMLSSGQLQIDNEPLKIEE, encoded by the coding sequence ATGGCAACTGAAAATAGAAATTTATCTGTTTACGATAAAAGTACGCTACCAAATGCGAAAGATTTTCGTTTTGGCGTAGTGGTATCAGAATGGAATGAGCAAATTACAGAAGGTTTGTATAAAGGAGCTTTAGAAGCTTTTTTGGATAACGAAGTACCAGAAGCAAATATCATTCGTTGGAATGTTCCAGGAAGTTTTGAGTTGGTTTACGGAAGTAAAAAAATGTTACAAACTCAAAACGTTGATGCTGTGATCGCTATTGGTTGCGTGATTCAAGGACAAACCAAGCACTTTGATTTTGTTTGCGAGGGTGTGACACAAGGAATTAAAGACTTGAATGTACAGTCGGATATTCCGGTTATTTTCTGCGTTTTAACAGATAATACACAGCAACAATCTATTGATAGAAGTGGAGGTATTCACGGAAACAAAGGTACTGAAGCGGCTATTGCTGCAATCAAAATGGCTTATATTCGTCAGCAAGCCTCTTTGGCACACGAATACAAAAAGCCAGCAATGTTGTCTTCTGGACAATTACAAATAGATAACGAGCCTCTGAAAATAGAGGAGTAA
- the mutL gene encoding DNA mismatch repair endonuclease MutL — MSSIIQLLPDHVANQIAAGEVVQRPASVVKELLENAVDAKATDIKLIIKDAGKALVQVIDNGQGMSVTDARLCFERHATSKIRLAEDLFALGTKGFRGEALASIAAIAHMEMKTKQEQDELGTQIVIEGSKFVSQEAAVLPKGTSFAVKNLFFNIPARRNFLKSDTVEYRHIVDEFQRVALAHPSIHFTFYHNGSEMFNLPISTLRQRVVNVFAGKTNEKLVPVQETTDIVTIQGFVSKPEFAKKGRGEQFFFVNDRFIKSGYLHHAIMAAYDGILKDGAQPSYFLYLDVPPSAIDINIHPTKTEIKFDDEHAMYAILRASIKHSLGQFNIAPVLDFDRDANLDTPYGFKDLQGETPTIQVDRTFNPFSDERENKSYNGGGSSTSYKKPPSTANWESLYVGLEKEDEFVATSGIEFENEMVTGSLFNDQEVEQTVQNTYQIHRKYIVSPIKSGMVIVDQQRAHQRVLYEQFLTNMTVNQASSQQLLFPLELYFSSTEMELIAELKLSLVNTGFIFDDSYAEHVVINGIPVNVVESEVSILLEQLLSDLQDGIPENSFSQNDSIAKSMARSLAVKTGTSLTIKEQENLVNGLFACKDPNVSPFQKPTFITMRVEDIDKKFAV, encoded by the coding sequence ATGTCTAGTATTATCCAATTGCTTCCTGATCATGTTGCCAACCAAATTGCCGCTGGAGAAGTTGTTCAAAGGCCGGCTTCAGTAGTAAAGGAATTGTTGGAAAACGCAGTAGACGCCAAAGCAACAGATATCAAATTAATCATCAAAGATGCCGGAAAAGCATTGGTGCAAGTGATTGATAATGGGCAAGGAATGAGTGTCACCGACGCGCGTTTGTGTTTTGAACGTCACGCTACGTCCAAGATTCGATTGGCCGAAGATTTGTTTGCACTTGGAACCAAAGGTTTCCGTGGTGAGGCACTTGCGTCTATTGCTGCGATTGCGCACATGGAGATGAAAACCAAGCAAGAGCAAGACGAGTTAGGAACCCAAATCGTGATCGAAGGCAGTAAGTTTGTCTCGCAAGAAGCAGCTGTTTTGCCGAAAGGAACATCGTTTGCTGTAAAGAATTTATTTTTTAATATTCCGGCTCGACGTAATTTTTTAAAGTCAGATACGGTGGAATACCGTCATATTGTAGATGAATTTCAGCGTGTTGCCTTGGCGCATCCTTCGATTCATTTTACGTTTTATCATAATGGTAGCGAAATGTTTAATTTGCCTATATCGACGCTAAGGCAACGAGTGGTCAATGTTTTTGCGGGTAAAACCAATGAGAAATTGGTACCCGTACAAGAAACTACCGATATAGTGACCATTCAAGGTTTTGTCAGCAAGCCCGAATTTGCCAAAAAAGGTAGGGGAGAGCAGTTCTTCTTTGTCAATGATCGTTTTATAAAAAGTGGCTATTTGCATCATGCAATTATGGCTGCCTATGACGGAATTTTGAAAGACGGGGCACAACCTAGTTATTTTTTATACCTCGATGTGCCGCCAAGTGCCATTGATATCAATATTCATCCTACCAAAACAGAAATTAAATTTGATGATGAGCATGCGATGTACGCTATTTTGAGAGCGTCTATCAAGCACAGTTTAGGTCAGTTTAATATCGCTCCAGTTTTGGATTTTGATCGTGATGCTAATCTCGATACGCCGTATGGCTTTAAAGATTTGCAAGGTGAAACACCAACGATTCAGGTCGATCGAACCTTTAATCCTTTTTCTGATGAAAGAGAGAATAAAAGTTATAACGGAGGCGGTAGTAGCACATCTTATAAAAAACCTCCTTCGACAGCCAATTGGGAAAGTTTGTATGTTGGACTAGAAAAAGAAGATGAATTTGTAGCTACAAGCGGAATCGAATTTGAAAACGAAATGGTTACCGGGTCTTTGTTCAATGATCAAGAGGTAGAGCAAACGGTACAAAATACCTATCAAATTCATCGTAAATATATTGTTTCGCCCATAAAATCGGGTATGGTAATCGTCGACCAGCAGCGAGCGCATCAAAGAGTGTTGTATGAGCAGTTTTTGACCAATATGACCGTCAATCAAGCTTCTAGCCAACAATTGCTTTTTCCATTAGAACTGTATTTTTCGAGTACAGAAATGGAGCTTATTGCAGAACTAAAATTGTCTTTGGTGAATACTGGGTTCATATTTGACGATTCGTATGCGGAGCACGTGGTAATCAACGGAATTCCTGTCAATGTGGTCGAAAGCGAGGTTTCTATTTTATTGGAACAATTGTTGAGCGATCTTCAAGATGGTATTCCAGAGAATAGTTTTAGTCAAAACGATTCTATAGCCAAATCAATGGCCAGAAGTTTGGCAGTCAAAACAGGAACTTCTTTGACAATCAAAGAACAAGAAAATTTAGTAAACGGACTCTTTGCTTGCAAAGATCCTAATGTATCCCCTTTTCAAAAACCAACTTTCATCACCATGCGTGTGGAAGATATAGATAAAAAATTTGCAGTATGA